Part of the Leptotrichia hongkongensis genome is shown below.
ATAATCCTGTGAAGCAACAAAAGCATTTTCGATAATTTTTTCTCTAAATTCCTTATCTTCTTTTAAAAGCATTATAGAATTAATAAATTCTTCTTCTGTTCTATAAACAAGCCCTGCTTCGTTCTTTACAAGCAAGTCTTCCAGATTTAAGTCATATCTTGCCACAACAGGTGTTTTAGCAGCCATTGCCTCAACAAACGTAAGTCCCTGTGTTTCTGATATACTAGCATTCAAAAATACATCTCCCATTTGATAGTAAGCAGCAACTTTATCATGTGGCACTTCCCCTGTAAAAATAACTCTATCTGAAATACCAAGATCTTCAGCTTGTTTCTTCAAGTCATCCAAAATTCTCCCACGCCCAACAATCATAAATTTAAAGTTTTCATCCTTAATTTTAGAAAACATATCAATTAACAAATCAATACTTTTTTCTTCGGCAATCCGCCCAATATACACACAAAGAAAATCACTTTTCTCTATTCCAAAATTTTCTCTCATAAATTCCAAATCTTCATCGGAATAATTTCCCCGATAAAATTTATCCAATTCTAGTCCAGTTGGAATAATATTCATTGTCTGGTCAACACCATAAGAATACAAAATATCTTCAACTTTTCTTGTTGGTACAATCAGTCCATTACATTTTTCACAATAAAATTTACTAATCGCAGCTGCAATCTTTTTCCCAGCTGAAACAAATCTCGAACCAAAAATATAATGTGTATAATATTCATATAATGTGTGATACGTATGAACAAGGGGTATTTCAAGATTAATTGCAGCGAATCTCGCAAATGTTCCTACACCCCATTCTGTCTGTGAATGAATAATATCTAATTCCAGCCTCTTTATCTTTTTTATTATTTTTGAAGAATAAATCATTCCCAGTCTATACTGTGGCAACGGCTTAAATTCCATACTTGGTATTCGTAAAACATTAGGCTCAACTTGAGGTGCATCTGGATCAGTCGTAGTAATAATATATACTTTATGTCCCAGCTTTCTAAGCTCCTTCTCAAGTGTCATAATCGAACTTACAACTCCATTTACTTGAGGTCTGTATGTATCTGTAAATATTCCAATTCTCATTTTTATATTTCTCCTTCTATAATAAAGCCTTATTTCAATTTTATTTTTACTCTCCTGAAATTTTTTTTAGGCTACTATAAATTTTCACACAAATAATCATTTTTTATTCTATCTCTTATTATTTTTTATATAAGTTCTATTTCAATTTAAATAAAAAAACTCTTATCTGCTAATTTTTAGGGATTTCCAAGAAGAACTTACCTATTTTCCCCATTTTATAATCTTTCATAAGCCTTCTCGAAATAATTTCATAATTATGTTCATCATTTTTAGAAACACCAAGCCGTTTTTCCAAAATTTCCAGTATCTTATGGTTTTCCAATCCCAAAATTTCCTCATTAGTTATATATTCTTCCAAATTATACACTTTTACAAGATTGTCTATTTTTCCCAAATCCTTTAATTTATCTAAAAATTTAATTGCAACATGCTCCAATTGCAATACATTGTCCTTTATTGAGCCAGTAATCGCTAAATTATAAGCTACCTCATCATCTTCAAACTTTGGCCATAAAACTCCTGGTGTATCCAGCAGTTCCAATTTTTCATCAATTTTTATCCATTGCTTACCACGTGTAAATCCTGGAGTATTTCCAACTCTTGCTTTATTTTTATTCACAAATTTATTAATGAATTTAGACTTCCCAACATTAGGAATCCCAACAATCATAGCTCTTACTTCAGTTTTACGAAGTCCCTTTTTTTTCATTTTTTCCAATTTCTCAGCATAAATTTTATCTGTAATTTTTCGTAGTTCATTAAAATTAGTCCCTTTTTCTACAC
Proteins encoded:
- the ylqF gene encoding ribosome biogenesis GTPase YlqF, which translates into the protein MNINWYPGHMKKTKDLIVENLKIIDVVIEILDARIPISSKNPDISKLANNKKKIIVLNKVDLIDSKELKSWEDYFLKNNFSDYFVALSVEKGTNFNELRKITDKIYAEKLEKMKKKGLRKTEVRAMIVGIPNVGKSKFINKFVNKNKARVGNTPGFTRGKQWIKIDEKLELLDTPGVLWPKFEDDEVAYNLAITGSIKDNVLQLEHVAIKFLDKLKDLGKIDNLVKVYNLEEYITNEEILGLENHKILEILEKRLGVSKNDEHNYEIISRRLMKDYKMGKIGKFFLEIPKN
- a CDS encoding glycosyltransferase family 4 protein, whose translation is MRIGIFTDTYRPQVNGVVSSIMTLEKELRKLGHKVYIITTTDPDAPQVEPNVLRIPSMEFKPLPQYRLGMIYSSKIIKKIKRLELDIIHSQTEWGVGTFARFAAINLEIPLVHTYHTLYEYYTHYIFGSRFVSAGKKIAAAISKFYCEKCNGLIVPTRKVEDILYSYGVDQTMNIIPTGLELDKFYRGNYSDEDLEFMRENFGIEKSDFLCVYIGRIAEEKSIDLLIDMFSKIKDENFKFMIVGRGRILDDLKKQAEDLGISDRVIFTGEVPHDKVAAYYQMGDVFLNASISETQGLTFVEAMAAKTPVVARYDLNLEDLLVKNEAGLVYRTEEEFINSIMLLKEDKEFREKIIENAFVASQDYTAEKFGERVEAVYKKTIEEYDSRESFTIFRGEKFLQQIRRWTSLKSSGRSPWSK